A stretch of Flavobacterium sp. N1994 DNA encodes these proteins:
- a CDS encoding phage tail tape measure protein, giving the protein MSDQKTDWILELVDKITQPVKEVTSSIDKMEVAIHGVDDKVLKMGNNSAQAFEKTNNSLKLVAANAASQAITNFGQPFLDGADGAYKFDSSLHELKAITGVSDEAIQQIGQSAKDTAAQFGSKAQDDVRAYTVLLSKLAPEIADNPVALAQMGTSVAKLAETMHNNLEGATNAASSAMNQFGVDLSNPEEAANKMDEMLNQMVASAKVGSQEVDQVAAGLDQSGAKAKAANVSFAETNAALQVMGKYGKEGAEGGIALRNVLSILDKKEFLPKEVLEQLQKAGINVDKLADKTKPLAVRLEELQKLKGKDNVLGAMFGMENTIAITGLLGNLDLLKKYTKDIESDQTALNDMAQEMGKSYQEQKDRIVSYFDNIKLSIYGATGSMLPFIDVGLQGIMGVINLAPGLVAMSQLYTMLKASTIGQTIAQWNLNAAMDANPIGAIILIVMALVAAVTVIIAKWDEWGAALSIFMGPLGLVISLVQSFRKHWDSITDAFTKGGIVAGIKRIGLVLLDALLYPVQQLLELLSKVPGLGGLAGGGAKWIKDMRHNLALDENDKKAEKTKSEVKKPEDIKKPSSPPTAKPDPTKDVTGNTSQGAAKIINMTLSVNNVYHVAKSQLHDMEKFADHVVGKINDTMKDALIASGS; this is encoded by the coding sequence ATGTCAGATCAAAAAACCGATTGGATACTTGAATTAGTCGATAAGATAACACAGCCTGTTAAAGAGGTCACGTCTTCTATTGACAAAATGGAAGTTGCAATTCATGGGGTTGACGACAAAGTTCTTAAAATGGGTAATAACTCTGCGCAGGCTTTTGAGAAAACTAATAACTCATTAAAATTGGTTGCTGCTAATGCTGCATCACAGGCTATAACAAATTTTGGTCAGCCTTTTCTTGATGGAGCTGATGGAGCTTACAAATTCGATTCCTCATTACATGAGTTGAAAGCCATTACTGGGGTTTCGGATGAAGCTATTCAACAAATAGGACAAAGCGCAAAAGATACTGCAGCACAGTTTGGAAGTAAAGCTCAAGATGATGTAAGAGCCTATACTGTTTTACTTTCAAAACTAGCTCCTGAAATAGCTGATAATCCTGTTGCTCTTGCACAAATGGGAACTAGTGTAGCAAAGCTTGCCGAAACGATGCATAATAACTTAGAAGGTGCTACTAATGCAGCTTCAAGTGCAATGAATCAATTTGGCGTTGATTTAAGTAATCCAGAAGAGGCAGCTAACAAAATGGATGAAATGCTTAATCAGATGGTTGCCTCAGCTAAAGTAGGTAGTCAAGAAGTTGACCAGGTTGCTGCGGGTCTTGATCAGTCTGGAGCAAAAGCAAAAGCTGCTAATGTCAGTTTTGCTGAAACAAATGCTGCATTACAAGTAATGGGGAAATATGGAAAGGAAGGAGCTGAAGGCGGTATTGCATTAAGAAATGTGCTTTCTATCCTGGATAAAAAAGAGTTTCTCCCAAAAGAAGTATTAGAGCAACTACAAAAGGCAGGCATCAACGTTGACAAACTTGCAGATAAAACTAAACCTTTAGCAGTTAGACTTGAGGAGCTTCAAAAGCTTAAAGGTAAAGATAATGTTCTTGGAGCCATGTTTGGGATGGAAAATACAATTGCTATTACCGGACTTCTTGGAAACTTAGATTTACTTAAAAAGTATACAAAAGATATTGAAAGCGATCAGACAGCGCTTAATGATATGGCTCAAGAAATGGGTAAAAGTTATCAGGAGCAAAAGGATCGTATTGTTTCTTATTTTGATAATATCAAGCTTTCGATTTACGGCGCTACTGGAAGTATGCTACCATTTATTGATGTAGGATTACAGGGTATTATGGGAGTTATCAATCTGGCACCTGGATTAGTTGCCATGTCACAATTGTACACCATGTTAAAGGCGTCAACAATAGGTCAAACTATTGCACAATGGAACCTTAATGCGGCCATGGATGCCAATCCTATAGGTGCTATTATTTTAATCGTTATGGCTTTAGTAGCTGCAGTAACTGTAATAATAGCGAAATGGGATGAATGGGGTGCAGCGCTGAGTATTTTCATGGGACCACTTGGTTTAGTTATATCATTGGTTCAGAGTTTTAGAAAACACTGGGATAGCATAACAGATGCTTTTACTAAAGGCGGAATTGTTGCAGGAATTAAACGTATTGGATTGGTTTTACTTGATGCTTTATTATATCCAGTTCAACAGTTATTAGAGCTTTTATCTAAAGTACCTGGTCTTGGAGGTTTAGCTGGTGGAGGAGCAAAATGGATTAAGGATATGCGCCATAATCTTGCTCTTGATGAGAATGATAAAAAGGCTGAAAAGACAAAATCTGAAGTAAAAAAGCCAGAGGATATCAAAAAGCCTTCAAGCCCTCCTACAGCCAAACCTGACCCAACGAAAGATGTAACAGGCAACACAAGTCAGGGAGCAGCAAAGATTATTAACATGACTTTATCAGTAAACAATGTTTATCATGTTGCTAAATCACAGCTCCATGATATGGAAAAATTTGCAGATCATGTGGTCGGCAAAATCAACGATACAATGAAAGACGCTTTAATTGCTTCAGGATCATAA
- a CDS encoding DUF6046 domain-containing protein produces MAVNLTIGNLFVEAFGLQFLDRYKVGIEGMPNAPQQSFKGIQIVEDANESFESSSYGTPILFPITFLEGTYKKYNDKGEIVEKKMGTMRLPIATIMDFDRQKIIGDTKVNGGRGSVKEIYGFDNWKITINGILIPDKSQPQNLVDIKDQERELTKWDNLASAIEVGCELFTDKRIKYITILGIKFSPLRGQPNIRTFTIDALSDEPIELNIKTKV; encoded by the coding sequence ATGGCAGTAAATTTAACTATAGGTAATTTATTTGTTGAGGCTTTTGGCCTGCAGTTCCTTGATCGTTACAAAGTAGGTATTGAAGGAATGCCAAATGCTCCGCAGCAGTCTTTTAAAGGGATACAAATCGTAGAAGATGCTAACGAGTCTTTTGAAAGCAGTTCTTACGGTACTCCGATTTTGTTTCCGATCACTTTTTTAGAAGGTACCTACAAAAAGTACAATGACAAAGGAGAAATCGTTGAGAAGAAAATGGGAACCATGCGCCTTCCGATTGCTACAATTATGGATTTTGACAGACAGAAGATAATTGGCGACACTAAAGTAAACGGAGGACGTGGCAGCGTAAAAGAGATTTATGGATTTGATAACTGGAAGATTACCATCAATGGAATTCTTATACCGGACAAATCACAGCCTCAAAATCTGGTTGACATTAAAGACCAGGAAAGAGAGCTTACAAAATGGGATAACCTGGCAAGTGCTATCGAAGTGGGTTGCGAGCTTTTCACCGACAAAAGAATTAAGTACATAACAATATTGGGAATTAAGTTTTCGCCATTACGTGGGCAGCCTAATATCAGAACGTTTACGATTGACGCGCTTTCGGACGAGCCAATTGAATTGAATATAAAAACAAAAGTATGA